Within the Mucilaginibacter sp. CSA2-8R genome, the region GATATGGTCCTGATCATCAGCGGCAGCAATGGCCTGTAGCACGTGCGAAGCTGAACCGGTAGAACAGGCACTCCCGCCCGATACCGCAATGCCGGCATCGTCCAAACATCGCAGCAGGTTGGGGCCGTAGCTTAATGCTGGTAAGCCTACATTTAATACGGTGTAAAGACTTTGCTGTGCGCTGGCCGAATTACCGTTAAACGTTACGCCGGGCACCTCGCTGGTTAAGCGGGAAATCATGTAGTTTTTTAGATTTTGGATGTGCTGATGGTGCTCGTCGATATGGCTATAAGCAATCTCTAAAGCTTTGGTAAGCCCTACAATACCGTGGATGTTTTCGGTACCGGCACGTAAGCGGCCTTCCTGTCCGCCGCCATGTATGAGCTGCGACAGCTGGATGCCCTTACGACAAAATATAAACCCTACCCCTTTTGGGCCATGGAATTTGTGCGCCGATGCCGCCAGAAAATGCACTTTTAGTTTTTGCATATTGAGCCGGTAGTGCCCCATGGTTTGTACCGTATCGGTATGAAAAAGCGCATCGTAACGCTCGCTTATTTCGCCTATTTGAGCGATGTCGTTCAGGTTGCCAATCTCGTTGTTGGCATGCATTACCGATACCAGGCTGCGCGGATGAGTTTGCAGCAACTGCTCCAAGTGGCCCAGGTCGAGGTTGCCTTTAGCATCATGTTTAATAAAACTTATTTTAATGAGCCCTTTACGTTGCAGATTACTTAACGTATGTAATACTGCATGATGCTCAAACCGGGTAGTGATAACATGCTGTATGCCATAGCCATGTACGGCTGTAAGTATAGCTGTATTATCAGCCTCGGTACCGCCCGAGGTAAACACAATTTCTTCGGGCAACGCGCCAATTAAACCGGCAATAGTTGCTCTGCACTGCTCAATAGCCTGCCGGGCCTGACGCCCCTGTGCATGGTGCGACGACGGGTTGCCGTAATGGTTTAGCAGGTACGGTGTCATGGCATTAAACACTTCGGCGTCGAGTGGTGTGGTGGCTGCGTTGTCTAAATAAATACTCATAGCTTTTGTATGCTGCTTGTTAAAAATTGGAAAGTCTTGTAAATCAAACCCAGAGAAGGCTGCAGCACAGCACAACAATTTTAACAAGCAGGAGCACTTGTTATCTTATCTTTCTTTTGCATTAGC harbors:
- a CDS encoding cysteine desulfurase family protein, whose product is MSIYLDNAATTPLDAEVFNAMTPYLLNHYGNPSSHHAQGRQARQAIEQCRATIAGLIGALPEEIVFTSGGTEADNTAILTAVHGYGIQHVITTRFEHHAVLHTLSNLQRKGLIKISFIKHDAKGNLDLGHLEQLLQTHPRSLVSVMHANNEIGNLNDIAQIGEISERYDALFHTDTVQTMGHYRLNMQKLKVHFLAASAHKFHGPKGVGFIFCRKGIQLSQLIHGGGQEGRLRAGTENIHGIVGLTKALEIAYSHIDEHHQHIQNLKNYMISRLTSEVPGVTFNGNSASAQQSLYTVLNVGLPALSYGPNLLRCLDDAGIAVSGGSACSTGSASHVLQAIAAADDQDHIRFSFSKFNTRHEIDRVLEALHQIYQTLAA